Proteins from a genomic interval of Hornefia porci:
- a CDS encoding pyruvate carboxylase produces MKQIKRFKRVLVANRGEIAIRIFRACSELGIRTVAIYSEEDNTSLFRTKADESYQLGKGKSPVDAYLGIDEIIEIARAKGVDAIHPGYGFLSENPDFAQACEDAGIEFIGPTAEMMNQLGDKIQSKLVAEEVGVPTIPGVEAAIRSEDEAVEFADKCGYPVILKAAAGGGGRGMRVVRDKADIINEYRTAKSEAAKAFGNDDIFIEKYLENPKHIEVQILGDKEGNIVHLFERDCSIQRRHQKVVEFTPALCLTEEQRAAICEDALKIARHVNYRSAGTVEFLLDKHGNHYFIEMNPRIQVEHTVTELVTGIDIVQAQIKIAQGYTLDSDEIGIRGQSDVNVRGAAIQCRITTEDPANGFAPDTGTIELYRSASGFGIRLDGGNGFTGSVVTPYYDSLLVKITASALTFEDTRRKAIRALKETQIKGVKTNIGFLLNVLNHPDFIAGRCDTGFIAANPELLDISTKVDRELKVLSYIGNIVVNETHGNKPEFNVPVFPKIKMTQINQLSGTKQLLDKHGPEFVKNWILDQKKLLVTDTTMRDAQQSLMATRVRTVDMTKIAPAVALYEKDAFSLEMWGGATFDTAYRFLKESPWKRLDELREKIPNILFQMLIRGANAVGYKNYPDNVIREFVKQAAKGGIDVFRIFDSLNWIPGMEIALDEVLNQGKIAEATLCYTGDIMDASRDKYNLQYYVRMAKELEKRGTHIIGIKDMSGLLKPEAAYKLVRALKEEVGVPVHLHTHDTSGNGVATCLRAADAGVDIIDAAVNSMSGLTSQPALNSIVAALEFSDRETGIDADRLQEISDYWQDVRPVYQPFESDLKTASAEIYKYEIPGGQYSNLQSQVESFGLGHKLREVKEMYKRVNDMLGDIVKVTPSSKAVGDMAIFMVQNDLTPENIMEKGKSIDFPDSIVAFFEGMMGQPEGGFPKDLQKLVLKDKEPITRRPGELLEPEDFEYIRTGLQNYFGLEGTDREVISYAMYPKVYEEYQKSIKKDGHFTLMGSDVFFHGLREGETCEVKLDEGKELVIRLTEVRDVDKEGFRDLDFEVNGNRRVVRIKDNQVEAAVSSSSARYADEENPMEIGANIPGNIVKVLVNEGDTVADQQPIAVIEAMKMETNIIARTSGEVEKIFIKKGQQVKAGQLIALLK; encoded by the coding sequence ATGAAGCAAATCAAGAGATTCAAGCGAGTACTGGTCGCCAACCGCGGCGAGATCGCGATCCGGATTTTCAGAGCCTGCAGTGAACTGGGGATCCGGACGGTCGCCATTTATTCGGAGGAGGACAACACGTCCCTTTTCCGGACCAAGGCGGATGAGTCCTATCAGTTGGGCAAGGGTAAATCACCGGTGGACGCCTATCTGGGAATCGATGAAATCATTGAAATCGCCAGAGCGAAGGGCGTCGATGCGATTCACCCGGGATACGGTTTCCTGTCGGAAAACCCCGATTTCGCTCAGGCCTGTGAGGACGCGGGCATTGAGTTTATCGGACCGACTGCGGAGATGATGAACCAGCTGGGTGACAAGATCCAGTCCAAGCTGGTGGCGGAGGAAGTAGGAGTTCCGACGATTCCGGGCGTCGAGGCAGCGATCCGGAGTGAGGACGAGGCAGTGGAATTCGCTGACAAATGCGGATACCCGGTGATTCTGAAGGCGGCAGCCGGCGGCGGTGGCCGGGGAATGCGGGTGGTTCGCGACAAGGCGGATATCATCAATGAGTACCGAACGGCGAAGAGCGAAGCGGCGAAGGCGTTCGGAAACGACGACATTTTCATCGAAAAATATCTGGAGAATCCTAAACACATCGAGGTCCAGATTCTGGGAGACAAGGAAGGCAACATCGTGCATCTGTTCGAGCGCGACTGCTCAATTCAGAGAAGACACCAGAAGGTGGTGGAGTTCACGCCGGCGCTGTGTCTGACGGAAGAGCAGAGAGCGGCAATCTGTGAAGACGCGTTGAAAATCGCCAGACATGTGAATTACCGCAGCGCAGGGACGGTGGAGTTCCTGCTGGACAAGCACGGCAATCATTACTTCATCGAGATGAACCCGAGAATTCAGGTGGAGCATACCGTGACGGAGCTCGTGACCGGAATCGACATCGTACAGGCACAGATTAAAATCGCGCAGGGCTACACCCTGGATTCCGATGAGATCGGGATTCGCGGGCAGAGCGATGTGAACGTGCGGGGAGCGGCGATTCAGTGCAGAATCACCACTGAGGATCCGGCCAACGGATTCGCGCCGGATACGGGCACGATTGAGCTGTACCGGAGCGCTTCCGGCTTCGGAATCCGTCTGGACGGCGGAAACGGCTTCACCGGTTCGGTGGTCACCCCGTATTACGACAGTCTGCTGGTTAAGATTACGGCCAGCGCACTCACCTTCGAGGATACGCGCCGGAAGGCCATCCGGGCACTGAAGGAAACCCAGATTAAAGGAGTTAAAACCAATATCGGATTCCTGCTGAACGTGCTGAACCATCCGGACTTCATCGCGGGAAGATGCGATACGGGCTTTATCGCGGCGAATCCGGAGCTGCTGGACATCAGCACCAAGGTGGACCGCGAGCTGAAGGTGCTCAGCTACATCGGGAATATTGTGGTTAACGAGACCCACGGGAACAAGCCGGAGTTCAACGTTCCGGTTTTCCCGAAAATCAAGATGACGCAGATCAATCAGCTGTCCGGCACCAAGCAGCTGCTGGACAAACACGGACCGGAATTTGTGAAAAACTGGATCCTGGATCAGAAGAAGCTGCTGGTCACCGACACTACGATGCGGGACGCGCAGCAGTCCCTGATGGCGACGCGGGTGAGGACCGTCGATATGACCAAGATCGCTCCGGCAGTGGCTTTGTACGAGAAGGACGCGTTCTCTCTGGAAATGTGGGGCGGCGCGACCTTCGATACGGCGTACAGATTCCTGAAGGAGTCGCCGTGGAAGCGGCTGGATGAGCTGCGTGAGAAGATTCCGAACATCCTGTTCCAGATGCTGATCCGCGGCGCGAACGCGGTGGGGTACAAAAATTACCCGGACAATGTCATCCGGGAGTTCGTGAAGCAGGCGGCGAAGGGCGGCATCGACGTGTTCCGCATCTTCGATTCGCTGAACTGGATTCCGGGAATGGAAATCGCGCTGGACGAGGTGCTGAATCAGGGCAAGATTGCAGAGGCGACGCTGTGCTATACCGGCGACATCATGGACGCCAGCAGGGACAAATATAATCTGCAGTACTATGTCCGGATGGCAAAGGAGCTGGAGAAGCGTGGAACGCACATTATCGGAATCAAGGATATGTCCGGCCTGCTGAAGCCGGAGGCGGCGTATAAGCTGGTCCGGGCGCTGAAGGAGGAAGTGGGCGTGCCGGTTCATCTGCATACCCACGATACCAGCGGCAACGGCGTCGCGACCTGCCTGCGGGCGGCAGATGCGGGAGTGGATATCATTGACGCCGCGGTGAACAGCATGTCAGGCCTCACCTCGCAGCCGGCGTTGAACTCTATCGTCGCCGCACTGGAATTTTCCGACAGAGAGACCGGAATCGACGCGGACAGACTGCAGGAGATATCGGATTACTGGCAGGATGTGCGGCCGGTGTATCAGCCCTTTGAGAGTGATCTGAAGACGGCTTCCGCCGAGATCTACAAATATGAGATTCCGGGCGGACAGTACTCCAATCTGCAGTCGCAGGTGGAGAGCTTCGGACTGGGACACAAGCTTCGCGAGGTCAAGGAGATGTACAAGCGCGTCAACGATATGCTGGGCGATATCGTCAAGGTTACGCCGTCCTCCAAGGCGGTCGGCGACATGGCGATCTTCATGGTACAGAATGATCTGACGCCGGAGAACATTATGGAGAAGGGAAAGAGCATCGACTTCCCCGATTCCATCGTCGCTTTCTTCGAGGGAATGATGGGACAGCCGGAGGGCGGATTCCCGAAGGATTTACAGAAGCTTGTTCTGAAGGACAAAGAGCCGATTACCAGACGGCCGGGAGAACTGCTGGAGCCGGAGGATTTCGAGTACATCCGCACGGGGCTGCAGAACTATTTCGGACTGGAGGGAACAGACCGGGAGGTCATCAGCTACGCCATGTACCCGAAGGTCTACGAGGAGTACCAGAAGAGTATAAAGAAGGACGGGCACTTCACCCTGATGGGCTCCGATGTGTTCTTCCACGGACTGCGTGAGGGCGAAACCTGTGAGGTCAAGCTGGACGAAGGAAAAGAACTGGTCATCCGTCTGACGGAGGTCAGGGATGTGGACAAAGAAGGGTTCCGGGATCTGGATTTCG
- a CDS encoding metallopeptidase family protein: MVSLARFREITGDMMDELPEAFFRELNNGVIVQEYARPHPRGVADDLYILGEYTRSPNFGRGITLYYGSFVRMMEDADEEQVTRRIREVLRHEFRHHLESLSGERGLEIEDEIFLARYLQSHGRA; this comes from the coding sequence ATGGTAAGCCTCGCGCGCTTCCGCGAGATCACGGGAGATATGATGGATGAGCTCCCGGAGGCTTTTTTCCGGGAACTGAACAACGGCGTGATCGTTCAGGAATACGCCAGGCCACATCCCAGGGGCGTGGCGGACGATCTGTACATCCTCGGAGAGTATACGCGTTCGCCGAACTTCGGGAGAGGAATCACGTTGTATTACGGTTCATTTGTCCGGATGATGGAGGACGCTGACGAGGAACAGGTGACCCGGAGGATCCGGGAGGTGCTTCGCCATGAGTTCCGTCATCATCTGGAGAGTCTGTCGGGCGAGAGAGGTCTGGAAATCGAAGACGAGATTTTTCTTGCCCGCTATCTGCAAAGTCACGGGAGAGCGTGA
- a CDS encoding uracil-DNA glycosylase, translating to MVSIGNEWDEVLKGEFDKDYYQKLRQFLIREYRSRRIYPDMYDIFNALKYTSYNDVKVVILGQDPYHEEGQAHGLAFSVMPGVPQPPSLVNIFRELQEDLGISPPPRDNGSLVNWAKDGVLLLNTVLTVREHQANSHKGRGWEILTDRIIQLLNEREKPLVFILWGGNAKAKRPLLTSRRHLVLTGAHPSPLSAYNGFFGGRYFSRANEFLVSTGQEPVNWETGR from the coding sequence ATGGTTAGTATTGGAAATGAATGGGATGAAGTCCTGAAGGGAGAATTTGATAAGGATTACTATCAGAAGCTGAGGCAGTTTCTGATCCGGGAGTACCGCAGCCGCAGAATTTATCCGGATATGTACGATATTTTCAATGCGCTGAAATATACGTCGTACAATGATGTGAAGGTTGTGATTCTGGGGCAGGATCCGTATCATGAAGAGGGACAGGCGCACGGACTGGCTTTTTCCGTGATGCCGGGCGTTCCCCAGCCGCCGTCGCTGGTGAATATTTTCAGGGAACTGCAGGAGGATCTCGGAATCTCTCCGCCGCCCCGGGATAACGGCAGCCTGGTGAACTGGGCGAAGGACGGCGTGCTTCTTCTGAATACGGTGCTCACGGTCAGGGAGCATCAGGCAAACTCTCACAAGGGCAGGGGCTGGGAGATTCTTACAGACCGGATCATCCAGCTGCTGAACGAACGGGAGAAACCGCTGGTATTTATTTTGTGGGGAGGGAACGCAAAGGCGAAACGGCCTCTGCTCACCAGCCGCAGACATCTTGTGCTCACGGGAGCGCATCCCAGTCCGCTGTCGGCCTATAACGGGTTTTTCGGAGGGCGGTACTTTTCCAGAGCGAATGAATTCCTGGTCAGCACCGGTCAGGAGCCGGTCAACTGGGAGACAGGGAGGTAG
- a CDS encoding LemA family protein has translation MIAGIIIAVIVGVIVVWLIAAYNGFVRANNNCEEAFATMDVYMKKRYDLIPNLVETVKGYAAHESGTLQKVVEARNMAQSASTVEERAQAENILSGTLKSLFAISEAYPDLKANQNFMDLQSQLQRIEDEIANSRKYYNAVVKIFNNKCQMFPSNIIANVFHYTRKPMFEVENEEERRNVRVDFNA, from the coding sequence ATGATTGCTGGTATTATTATCGCTGTCATCGTCGGCGTCATTGTGGTGTGGCTGATTGCGGCGTACAACGGCTTTGTCCGGGCGAACAACAACTGTGAAGAGGCGTTTGCCACCATGGACGTGTACATGAAGAAGAGATACGATCTGATTCCGAATCTCGTGGAGACGGTCAAGGGGTATGCGGCTCATGAGTCGGGTACACTGCAGAAGGTCGTGGAGGCCCGCAACATGGCGCAGAGTGCGTCGACCGTGGAGGAACGAGCGCAGGCGGAGAACATTCTGTCCGGCACGCTGAAATCTCTTTTCGCGATTTCGGAGGCGTATCCGGATCTGAAGGCAAATCAGAATTTCATGGATCTGCAGTCGCAGCTCCAGAGAATCGAGGATGAGATCGCGAACTCCAGGAAGTACTACAACGCGGTCGTCAAGATTTTTAACAACAAATGCCAGATGTTCCCGAGCAACATCATCGCAAACGTTTTCCATTATACCCGGAAACCGATGTTCGAGGTGGAAAACGAGGAGGAACGCCGGAATGTCAGGGTGGATTTCAATGCATAG
- the typA gene encoding translational GTPase TypA, whose translation MAEKQKIINIAVIAHVDAGKSTLVDAFLNQSGVFRENEEVVDCVMDSDDIERERGITIYSKNCSIMHGDTKINIVDTPGHADFSSEVERIMKTVDTVILLVDSSEGPMPQTRFVLSKSLEQGLNPILLINKIDKKDARIDEVVDEVYELFMDLNANDEQLDFPILYGIARQGIAVRDPEEVKGIEVGEGDKKLRHTPRGIGGLDITPLFDTIVEHCAPYPDLRDEPLQLQVSTLAYDDYIGRLGIGRITRGVIREGQTVAVAREDGSIENKKINQVFVYRGLKRMAVPQAECGDIVVVSGISDISIGETICDPSDPQPMEMIHIEEPTLSMNFMVNTSPFAGRVGKYVTSRHIRERLNKELEVNVGLLVEDTDSTDCFKVSGRGELHLSILIENMRREGYELAVSKPEVIFHKDENGRKLEPVEEVVINVPDEYSGSVISKLNQRKGMMVQMSGENGYSRLEYHVPTRGLLGYRSEFINDTRGEGSMERRFFDFEPYKGEIPGRTNGVAIAIEEGNCTPYALFNIGERVQMFVEPGTHVYEGMIVGMNSRSDDMDVNPCKAKKVSNMRAAGSDETIKLSPPRTFTLEEALEFIADDELVEVTPDDIRLRKKLLHELDRRRAGR comes from the coding sequence ATGGCAGAAAAACAAAAAATAATCAATATCGCTGTGATTGCCCATGTAGATGCGGGGAAGTCCACGCTGGTGGACGCGTTCCTGAACCAGAGCGGCGTTTTTCGTGAGAACGAGGAGGTCGTGGACTGCGTCATGGACAGCGATGATATAGAGAGAGAGCGGGGAATCACGATTTATTCCAAGAACTGTTCAATTATGCACGGAGATACCAAGATCAACATCGTGGACACTCCGGGACATGCGGACTTTTCATCTGAGGTGGAACGGATCATGAAGACGGTGGACACGGTAATCCTGCTGGTGGACTCCAGCGAAGGACCGATGCCCCAGACGAGATTCGTGCTGAGCAAGTCGCTGGAGCAGGGGCTGAATCCGATTCTTCTGATCAACAAAATCGATAAGAAGGACGCCCGCATCGACGAGGTGGTGGATGAGGTCTATGAACTCTTCATGGATCTGAACGCCAATGATGAGCAGCTGGACTTCCCGATCCTTTACGGCATCGCCCGTCAGGGAATCGCGGTACGCGATCCGGAGGAGGTAAAAGGCATCGAGGTCGGTGAGGGCGACAAAAAACTCCGCCATACGCCGAGAGGAATCGGCGGCCTGGACATCACGCCGCTGTTCGACACGATTGTGGAGCACTGTGCCCCTTATCCTGATCTGCGGGATGAGCCGCTGCAGCTTCAGGTTTCCACGCTGGCGTATGACGATTACATCGGCAGACTCGGCATCGGCAGGATTACCAGGGGCGTGATCCGGGAGGGACAGACTGTCGCTGTCGCCAGAGAAGACGGATCTATCGAGAACAAAAAAATCAACCAGGTCTTTGTCTACCGGGGCCTCAAACGCATGGCCGTGCCGCAGGCAGAGTGCGGAGACATCGTTGTGGTCTCCGGAATCTCGGATATTTCCATCGGGGAAACCATCTGCGATCCCTCTGACCCGCAGCCGATGGAGATGATTCACATTGAAGAACCGACCCTGTCCATGAATTTCATGGTCAACACCTCGCCCTTTGCCGGCAGAGTGGGGAAATATGTGACCTCGCGCCACATCCGGGAGCGTCTGAACAAAGAGCTTGAAGTCAATGTGGGACTTCTGGTGGAGGACACGGATTCGACCGACTGCTTCAAGGTCTCCGGAAGAGGCGAGCTGCATCTGTCGATTCTGATAGAAAATATGAGAAGGGAAGGCTACGAACTGGCGGTTTCCAAGCCCGAGGTTATTTTCCATAAGGATGAGAACGGACGGAAACTGGAGCCGGTGGAGGAGGTCGTCATCAACGTTCCGGATGAGTATTCAGGCTCTGTGATTTCCAAGCTGAATCAGCGGAAGGGAATGATGGTGCAGATGAGCGGAGAAAACGGGTATTCCAGACTGGAATACCACGTGCCCACACGAGGACTGCTGGGGTACCGCTCTGAGTTCATCAACGATACCCGGGGAGAGGGAAGCATGGAGCGGCGGTTCTTCGATTTCGAGCCCTATAAGGGAGAGATCCCCGGACGGACCAACGGCGTCGCCATCGCCATCGAGGAAGGAAACTGCACACCGTATGCTCTGTTCAATATCGGCGAACGGGTTCAGATGTTCGTGGAGCCGGGAACACATGTGTATGAAGGAATGATAGTAGGAATGAATTCCCGGAGTGACGATATGGACGTCAACCCGTGCAAGGCCAAGAAGGTCAGCAATATGCGCGCGGCAGGATCCGATGAGACGATCAAACTGTCGCCGCCGAGAACCTTTACGCTGGAGGAGGCGCTGGAGTTTATCGCCGACGACGAGCTGGTGGAGGTTACGCCGGACGATATCCGTCTGCGCAAGAAACTCCTGCACGAGCTGGATCGCCGCAGAGCGGGGAGATAG
- a CDS encoding DUF2207 domain-containing protein, translated as MSGWISMHSVSFKRPRIAAFVLFLALIAVFWSSAHCVFAASDDFETEVFNVRATVSENHVIHVKETIRVNFNQSAHHGVTRYIPVPEKYYKIKNIDSGKDSSDYEMESGSDSSLGGQYSFCYIKIGDPDEVITGRHTYTLSYDLVCYEDDSEKEDYLSLDLLPTEWVTAIGKTKLTLTMPKSIDWDKVSYYSGAYRTVGGLDPMFSRTVDKKSNTLTIQGSSLPRHYGVTVKATLPQGYWVDPASRHIFRILLYCVLALIPLILLLLWFLFGRDPRVVRTVEFYPPDNMTPAELGYIIDGNVEGTDISSLLMYYASKGYLKIREYERNAFRVTKLREIDEQEKSFVKYLFNQLFAEGDEADMQNPPAGFGDALMVTKDKLIGYYDKKENRLFTEASGICRWIGMALLVVPPLAAIQLSRMETGAGTSILWIVIELIIQIIGIGSIMSAFDHKDARTRGSNIVRFSAGIALTGAGAMLAAALAFDRLGSMPVAAAVLVSVAASYVLVALMKARTKQSAEWQGRILGFRDFIRDAEYDRLKMLSDQDPEYFFDIMPYAYVMGMSTRWAKKFTDIKVPQPEWYDSYDTASVWTPLWYGSMLNSWGRGIAGEFDSAVADAASEGWGDIGGDGGGGFGGGGFSGGGFGGGGGGAW; from the coding sequence ATGTCAGGGTGGATTTCAATGCATAGCGTATCATTTAAAAGGCCGCGGATCGCAGCCTTTGTTTTGTTTCTGGCACTGATTGCGGTGTTCTGGTCCTCAGCGCACTGCGTGTTCGCGGCATCGGACGACTTTGAAACGGAGGTATTCAATGTCAGGGCGACCGTCAGTGAGAACCATGTGATCCATGTGAAGGAGACCATCCGGGTTAATTTCAATCAGTCCGCGCATCACGGCGTAACCCGGTACATCCCTGTGCCGGAAAAATACTATAAGATAAAAAATATCGACAGCGGTAAGGATTCGTCGGATTATGAGATGGAATCCGGCTCCGACAGCAGTCTGGGCGGTCAGTATTCCTTCTGTTACATCAAGATCGGCGACCCCGACGAGGTTATCACCGGAAGGCACACCTATACGCTTTCTTACGATCTGGTCTGCTACGAGGACGACTCGGAAAAGGAGGACTACCTGTCGCTGGATCTGCTTCCCACTGAGTGGGTGACCGCGATAGGAAAGACGAAGCTGACCCTGACCATGCCGAAATCGATAGACTGGGATAAGGTCAGCTATTACAGCGGAGCGTACCGGACAGTCGGCGGCCTGGATCCGATGTTCAGCAGGACAGTGGATAAGAAGAGCAACACGCTCACTATTCAGGGCAGCAGTCTGCCGCGCCATTACGGCGTGACGGTCAAGGCGACGCTGCCGCAGGGCTATTGGGTGGATCCCGCCAGCCGGCACATTTTCCGGATTCTGCTTTACTGTGTGCTGGCGCTGATTCCTTTGATTCTCCTGCTCCTGTGGTTCCTGTTCGGACGGGATCCCAGGGTGGTCCGGACGGTGGAATTCTATCCGCCGGACAATATGACGCCGGCAGAGCTGGGGTACATCATCGACGGAAATGTGGAGGGGACGGATATTTCCTCTCTTCTGATGTACTACGCATCGAAGGGATATCTGAAGATCCGGGAGTATGAACGTAATGCCTTCCGGGTGACAAAGCTCCGGGAGATTGACGAACAGGAAAAGAGCTTTGTGAAATATCTGTTCAATCAGCTGTTTGCCGAGGGAGATGAGGCGGATATGCAGAACCCGCCTGCCGGATTCGGCGATGCGCTGATGGTGACAAAGGATAAACTGATCGGTTACTATGATAAGAAAGAAAACAGGCTGTTCACGGAGGCTTCCGGAATCTGCCGCTGGATCGGGATGGCTCTTCTGGTCGTTCCGCCGCTTGCGGCGATTCAGCTGTCCAGGATGGAAACAGGCGCGGGCACGAGCATTCTGTGGATTGTAATCGAGCTGATCATTCAGATCATCGGAATCGGAAGCATTATGAGCGCCTTTGACCACAAGGACGCCCGGACCAGAGGCTCCAATATCGTCCGCTTTTCCGCGGGAATCGCCCTGACCGGAGCCGGCGCGATGCTGGCGGCGGCGCTGGCCTTCGACCGGCTGGGGAGTATGCCGGTCGCGGCGGCGGTGCTCGTGTCCGTCGCGGCGTCCTATGTCCTTGTGGCGCTGATGAAGGCCCGCACGAAGCAGAGCGCGGAGTGGCAGGGCAGGATCCTGGGCTTCCGCGACTTCATCCGGGACGCGGAGTACGACCGGCTGAAAATGCTGTCCGACCAGGATCCGGAATACTTCTTCGATATCATGCCGTATGCGTATGTCATGGGAATGTCAACCCGATGGGCGAAAAAATTCACCGATATCAAGGTTCCGCAGCCGGAATGGTACGACAGCTACGATACCGCTTCTGTGTGGACTCCGCTGTGGTACGGGAGCATGCTGAACTCCTGGGGCCGGGGAATCGCCGGCGAATTCGATTCGGCTGTCGCGGACGCTGCGTCAGAAGGCTGGGGCGATATCGGCGGTGACGGCGGCGGAGGCTTCGGCGGAGGCGGCTTTTCCGGAGGCGGTTTCGGAGGCGGCGGAGGCGGAGCATGGTAA
- a CDS encoding mechanosensitive ion channel family protein, which produces MNFSNIFTSEHGLALLEKFGEALLILIVGWIIIRVVRRIERKALERSALDRSVHTLIMRTTGIVLWILLVLTILSKLGVDMAPLVTALAAAGVAVALALRDSLSNVAGGIILLFTKPFVAGDEVEINGTTGIVDRIDLLTTHLHTYDNRDIIVPNGNVTTSMVINASRRELRRVSGEFIISYDSDIDQAKDAIRQVVHEGPLLLEDPEPWICLKQHGERGLVFDVGVWCRTENRSEALIYMEEAIKKEFDRRGIRIPYPHIEVMKNGQDPTQ; this is translated from the coding sequence ATGAATTTCAGCAATATCTTCACGTCGGAACACGGACTGGCGCTGCTGGAAAAATTCGGAGAGGCGCTGCTCATTCTGATCGTCGGTTGGATTATCATCCGGGTCGTCCGCCGCATTGAGAGAAAGGCGCTGGAAAGGTCCGCCCTGGACCGGTCGGTTCACACCCTGATCATGCGGACAACCGGCATTGTCCTGTGGATTCTGCTGGTTCTGACGATCCTGTCCAAGCTGGGTGTGGACATGGCGCCTCTGGTGACGGCGCTTGCCGCTGCGGGGGTGGCGGTGGCGCTGGCACTGCGGGACTCGCTGAGCAACGTGGCAGGCGGAATCATTCTTTTGTTCACAAAGCCTTTTGTGGCGGGAGATGAGGTCGAGATTAACGGAACCACCGGTATCGTCGACCGGATCGATCTGCTGACGACGCATCTGCATACCTATGACAACCGGGATATCATTGTTCCCAACGGAAATGTGACGACGTCCATGGTGATCAACGCGTCCAGGCGCGAGCTGCGTCGCGTGAGCGGGGAGTTCATCATCAGCTACGATTCGGACATCGATCAGGCGAAGGACGCCATCCGTCAGGTGGTTCACGAGGGGCCGCTGCTTCTGGAGGACCCGGAGCCCTGGATATGTCTGAAGCAGCACGGCGAGCGGGGGCTGGTGTTTGATGTCGGCGTCTGGTGCCGGACCGAGAACCGCAGCGAAGCCCTGATTTATATGGAAGAAGCAATCAAAAAAGAATTCGACAGGCGGGGGATACGCATCCCGTATCCGCATATCGAGGTTATGAAAAACGGGCAGGACCCGACGCAGTGA